A single genomic interval of Oryzias latipes chromosome 3, ASM223467v1 harbors:
- the ccdc102a gene encoding coiled-coil domain-containing protein 102A codes for MNHTPSPHLPEGGKVAGGGLLCSLGLVSGSDRGVRSPDSLAHTPSPTGETPSSSPPLLLSPGLGSFGLGSLGAMSEGAGADWESREELRLRELEEARARAAQMEKTMRWWSDCTANWREKWSKVRAERNRARDEIRQLRQRLDALTKELSGVRRERQELSSENDSLRQQVLRLTASHPHADSGPDGVGEAPPGSPEAEPVRDGDLDGQTASQQKDLELLESVLRSGVNPAGARPPAGPSRQERNRQLWEEVSGAEEDPGKLNVLQLRLDESQKVLLKEREDKLALSKNIEKLEAELSLWKLKHEELSKSKQEVLKQLNLLKEIHQDELGRMSEDLEDELGARSSMDKKLAELRAEMERLQVENAAEWGRRERLETEKLALERDNKKLRAQVEDLEEQLTKKRRQAASALDSDLKAIQSELFEKNKELADLRHVHTKLKKQFQEKTTELAHANRRVESHDAEVKKLRLRVEELKKELGQAEDELDESHNQTRKLQRSLDEQVEQAENLQVQLEHLQSRLRRQQPSPALFGKMRSARFSPENPAGQGSDEEEEELQTA; via the exons ATGAACCACACCCCGAGCCCCCACCTGCCTGAGGGGGGGAAGGTGGCCGGAGGCGGTCTTCTGTGCAGTCTGGGTCTGGTTTCGGGTTCGGACCGCGGGGTCCGCTCCCCCGACAGCCTGGCCCACACCCCCAGCCCAACCGGAGAGACCCCCAGCTCCAGCCCCCCCCTGCTGCTGTCGCCGGGCCTGGGGAGCTTCGGGCTGGGCTCTCTGGGGGCCATGAGCGAGGGGGCGGGGGCCGACTGGGAGAGCAGGGAGGAGCTGAGGCTGCGGGAGCTGGAGGAGGCGCGGGCGCGGGCGGCGCAGATGGAGAAGACCATGAGGTGGTGGTCCGACTGCACCGCCAACTGGAGGGAGAAGTGGAGCAAG GTCCGTGCCGAGCGGAACCGAGCGCGGGACGAGATCCGGCAGCTGCGGCAGCGGCTGGACGCTCTCACCAAGGAGCTGAGCGGCGTGCGGCGGGAGCGGCAGGAGCTGTCCTCTGAGAACGACAGCCTGCGGCAGCAGGTGCTCCGCCTTACCGCCTCCCACCCCCACGCGGACAGCGGGCCAGACGGGGTCGGCGAGGCGCCGCCAGGATCCCCCGAGGCAGAACCAGTAAGAGACGGGGACCTGGACGGACAAACGGCGAGTCAGCAAAAG GACCTGGAGCTGCTGGAGTCCGTGCTGCGATCGGGGGTGAACCCCGCCGGCGCGCGCCCCCCCGCTGGTCCAAGCCGGCAGGAGCGCAATCGGCAGCTGTGGGAGGAGGTGAGCGGCGCCGAGGAGGACCCTGGAAAACTGAATGTGCTGCAGCTACGTCTGGACGAGTCCCAGAAGGTTCTGCTGAAAGAACGCGA AGACAAGCTGGCTCTGAGCAAGAACATAGAAAAGCTGGAGGCTGAGCTCAGTCTGTGGAAGCTGAAGCACGAGGAACTCAGCAAGAGCAAGCAGGAGGTCCTGAAACAG CTGAACCTGCTGAAGGAAATCCATCAGGACGAGCTGGGCCGCATGTCTGAGGATCTGGAGGACGAGCTGGGGGCTCGGAGCAGCATGGACAAGAAGCTGGCGGAGCTGCGAGCAGAG ATGGAGCGGTTGCAGGTGGAAAACGCGGCGGAGTGGGGCCGCCGTGAGCGTTTGGAGACGGAGAAGCTGGCTCTGGAGCGGGACAACAAGAAGCTGAGGGCTCAggtggaggacctggaggagcagctgaccAAGAAGCGGCGGCAGGCCGCCTCCGCCCTCGACTCCGACCTGAAGGCCATCCAGAGCGAGCTGTTTGAGAAGAACAAG GAACTCGCGGATCTCCGTCATGTCCACACGAAGCTGAAGAAGCAGTTCCAGGAGAAGACCACCGAGCTGGCCCACGCCAACCGGCGGGTGGAGAGCCATGACGCCGAGGTGAAGAAGCTTCGTCTGCGGGTGGAGGAGCTGAAAAAGGAGCTGGGACAGGCGGAGGACGAG CTGGACGAGTCCCACAACCAGACCAGGAAGCTGCAGAGGTCTCTGGACGAGCAGGTGGAGCAGGCGGAGAACCTGCAGGTCCAGCTGGAACACCTCCAGTCCAG GCTGCGGCGGCAGCAGCCCAGCCCCGCCCTCTTTGGGAAGATGAGATCCGCTCGCTTCAGTCCAGAAAACCCAGCGGGGCAAGGCagcgatgaggaggaggaggagctacaGACGGCGTGA